In Streptomyces liangshanensis, the DNA window CATTACGTAGCCGAGTTGGCTGGCGAGACCGACGAGACGGGCCGTCGCCTGGTCGTCCGCAACGGCCACCACCGGCCCCGCACCCCCGACGGGATCCACCCGGAGGTCAGGCTCGGCCAGGCGCACTCGTGCGTGCTGGTCCTTCTCGGCGTCCGCCTGGACGCCACCAAAGAGGTGATCGCTCTGGCCGAGGGGCTGCGGGAGTCCGCTGACGCACGGCACCAGCGCTGCTGGGTCCACGAAGCCTGGAACGTCATAAACTGTCTTCCGAAGTCCGCCCAGCCGGGGGCGACGAAGGCGATGCAGGAGATCTACAACGCGGAGGACAGGGCCCACGCCGAGAAGGCGATCGAGGCGTTCGCCCGCACCTACGGCACGAAGTCGCCCAAGGCCGTCGCGAAGATCGCCGACGACCGGGACGAACTGCTGGCTTTCTACGACTTCCCCGCAGAGCATTGGGTCCACCTGCGGACCACGAACCCGATCGAGTCCACGTTCTCCACGGTCAAGTTGCGGACCAAGGTCACCCCCGGGGCCGGCAGCCTCGCCGCAGCCCTCGCGATGGTGTTCAAGCTGGTCGAGTCCGCCGGGACCCGCTGGCGCGCGATCACCGGGGCCCACCTCGTCGCCTTTGTCCGTTCCGGCGCACGCTTCGAGAACGGCGTCCTGGTCGAGCGCGCCGAGGCGGCGGCATGACCGCGCACGCCA includes these proteins:
- a CDS encoding transposase; this encodes MFSVVNVDGSTESGSLIDEIVREGARRMLAAALEAEVNHYVAELAGETDETGRRLVVRNGHHRPRTPDGIHPEVRLGQAHSCVLVLLGVRLDATKEVIALAEGLRESADARHQRCWVHEAWNVINCLPKSAQPGATKAMQEIYNAEDRAHAEKAIEAFARTYGTKSPKAVAKIADDRDELLAFYDFPAEHWVHLRTTNPIESTFSTVKLRTKVTPGAGSLAAALAMVFKLVESAGTRWRAITGAHLVAFVRSGARFENGVLVERAEAAA